The proteins below come from a single Corynebacterium glyciniphilum AJ 3170 genomic window:
- the ilvA gene encoding threonine ammonia-lyase, biosynthetic, whose product MANSVTKTSAEYLRDIVAAPVYRAAKHTPLDTMDALSEKTGNRVLVKREDLQPVHSFKLRGAFNRMSQLTGCAGVITASAGNHAQGVALSGRELGIRSVIVMPVTTPSIKVDAVRGFGGDVVLHGENFDAAQGKAKELSETEGLVYVPPFDNEAVIAGQGTIGLEIFQAGPVDRVFVPVGGGGLAAGVAVLLKELNPEIQVIGVEPEESACLTAALWAGEPVELEHVSLFAEGVAVRKIGAETFRLCREYLDEVVTVSSDEISAAIKDLFDDTRAIAEPAGAVSLAGLKKYAAANDIQDETLVNVLSGANLNFHTLRYISERAELGEGGEAIFAVTIPEEQGAFFKFCEVLNGRMVTEFNYRVGERGDDRRARIFVGVQLKEGVTEREAIADALADAGYDVVDLSDDEVAKEHIRYMIGGVPPAFVNERMFSFEFPEHPGALVHFLDVLGTNWNITAFHYRSQGMDYGRILAAFEDAHSADFESHLSDLGYPFTEVTDNPSYQLFLAPAGE is encoded by the coding sequence ATGGCTAACTCCGTGACGAAGACCTCGGCCGAATACCTCCGCGACATCGTTGCCGCGCCGGTCTACCGCGCGGCCAAGCACACGCCCCTGGACACCATGGATGCTTTGTCGGAGAAGACGGGCAACCGTGTCCTGGTCAAGCGTGAAGACCTTCAACCCGTCCACAGTTTCAAGCTGCGTGGCGCGTTCAACCGGATGTCGCAGCTCACCGGCTGTGCCGGTGTGATCACCGCCTCAGCGGGGAACCACGCGCAGGGCGTGGCGCTGTCCGGACGCGAACTCGGTATCCGGTCGGTCATCGTCATGCCGGTGACCACCCCGTCCATCAAAGTGGACGCGGTGCGCGGGTTCGGCGGCGACGTTGTGCTGCACGGTGAGAACTTCGACGCGGCACAGGGGAAGGCCAAGGAGCTCTCGGAGACCGAAGGCCTGGTCTACGTCCCACCGTTCGACAATGAAGCGGTGATCGCCGGCCAGGGCACCATCGGACTGGAGATCTTCCAGGCTGGCCCCGTCGACCGTGTTTTCGTTCCCGTCGGCGGCGGCGGCTTGGCCGCCGGTGTCGCTGTACTGCTGAAGGAACTGAACCCGGAGATTCAGGTCATCGGCGTGGAACCCGAGGAGTCCGCATGCCTCACTGCAGCGCTGTGGGCCGGTGAACCGGTCGAACTTGAGCATGTCAGCCTCTTCGCCGAAGGCGTGGCTGTCCGCAAGATCGGTGCCGAGACCTTCCGACTGTGCAGGGAGTACCTGGACGAAGTCGTCACGGTCAGCTCCGATGAGATCAGCGCAGCCATCAAGGACCTTTTCGACGACACGCGGGCGATCGCTGAGCCGGCAGGCGCGGTGTCCCTGGCGGGACTCAAGAAGTATGCCGCGGCCAATGACATCCAGGACGAGACCCTGGTGAACGTGCTCTCCGGCGCCAACCTGAACTTCCACACCCTGCGCTACATCTCCGAGCGGGCGGAACTCGGCGAAGGTGGAGAGGCGATCTTCGCGGTCACTATCCCGGAGGAACAGGGCGCGTTCTTCAAGTTCTGTGAGGTCCTCAACGGTCGGATGGTCACGGAGTTCAACTATCGCGTCGGTGAGCGCGGCGATGACCGCCGAGCGCGGATCTTCGTCGGTGTCCAGCTCAAGGAAGGTGTCACGGAGCGGGAAGCGATTGCGGATGCTCTGGCTGACGCGGGCTACGACGTGGTGGACCTGTCGGACGATGAAGTCGCCAAGGAACATATCCGCTACATGATCGGTGGTGTGCCGCCAGCCTTCGTCAACGAACGGATGTTCTCCTTTGAGTTTCCGGAGCACCCGGGCGCGCTGGTGCATTTCCTTGATGTTCTCGGCACGAACTGGAATATCACCGCCTTCCACTACCGGAGTCAGGGAATGGACTACGGACGGATCCTCGCCGCGTTCGAGGATGCACACTCCGCAGACTTCGAATCCCATCTCAGCGACCTGGGCTATCCCTTCACCGAGGTGACCGACAACCCGTCCTACCAGCTCTTCCTTGCCCCGGCCGGGGAGTAG
- a CDS encoding ACT domain-containing protein has protein sequence MSYLMRVRLPDVPGTLGLIAATMGTIDADIRSVDVVEHDPDGTVVDDVVVDLPAGRLADALISAAQEVDGVYVDSIRPFSGTVDRRGQISLLAELARHRRRTVDSVQKLIDALPKSMSVQWAVILESGEKTRRVAASSSAPEDDGRVLSETPVAEPRALTDRDTWVPSSWTVMDSALAATPLSGTDYILILGRPGGPDFLLSEIEHLGEVGEILGALLS, from the coding sequence TTGTCCTATCTGATGCGCGTCCGTCTTCCCGATGTCCCCGGTACCCTCGGGCTCATTGCCGCCACGATGGGAACGATCGACGCGGACATCCGCAGCGTGGATGTGGTCGAGCATGATCCTGACGGCACCGTCGTCGACGACGTCGTCGTCGACCTTCCCGCGGGCCGTCTCGCCGACGCGCTGATCAGTGCCGCGCAGGAAGTCGACGGGGTCTACGTCGACTCCATTCGGCCGTTCTCGGGAACAGTCGACCGTAGGGGCCAGATCAGCCTGCTCGCAGAGCTCGCGCGGCACCGGCGCCGCACCGTCGACAGCGTCCAGAAACTGATTGACGCACTCCCGAAGTCGATGTCGGTCCAGTGGGCGGTCATCCTCGAGTCCGGTGAGAAGACCCGGCGCGTCGCAGCCTCGTCCTCCGCCCCGGAGGACGACGGCCGGGTGCTGTCCGAGACTCCCGTCGCCGAGCCCCGTGCCTTGACCGACCGTGACACCTGGGTGCCGTCGAGTTGGACAGTGATGGACTCTGCGTTGGCAGCCACTCCCCTGTCCGGTACGGACTACATCCTGATTCTCGGGCGGCCGGGCGGCCCGGACTTCCTGCTCTCGGAGATCGAGCATCTCGGTGAGGTCGGCGAGATACTCGGCGCGCTACTGAGCTGA
- the gatC gene encoding Asp-tRNA(Asn)/Glu-tRNA(Gln) amidotransferase subunit GatC has product MSEISRDEVAHLARLSRLDLTEDELTHYAAQIDGIVETVAAVREVDTTGVEPLSHPTQNVDGAVSVMREDVPQESLTAEQALDQAPKQAQQRFQVPRILGE; this is encoded by the coding sequence GTGTCCGAGATCTCCCGTGACGAGGTCGCGCACCTCGCCAGGCTCTCCCGCCTCGACCTGACCGAGGACGAGCTCACCCACTATGCAGCACAGATCGACGGCATCGTGGAAACGGTTGCCGCCGTGCGTGAGGTCGACACCACCGGTGTCGAGCCTCTGAGCCACCCCACCCAGAACGTCGACGGTGCTGTGTCGGTGATGCGTGAGGACGTCCCCCAGGAGTCCCTCACCGCCGAGCAGGCCCTTGACCAGGCTCCGAAGCAGGCGCAGCAGCGTTTCCAGGTTCCACGGATCCTGGGCGAGTAG
- the gatA gene encoding Asp-tRNA(Asn)/Glu-tRNA(Gln) amidotransferase subunit GatA, whose protein sequence is MSEVNSTTYTVGTRDDSDLTTWTAAELAEKIHAGEVSSVDATRAHLDRIAAVDEAVHAFLHVGEKEALTAAEKADKDIASGHVASALAGVPLALKDVFVTTDAPTTCASKMLEGYMSPYDATVTRRLREAGIPILGKTNMDEFAMGSSTENSAYGPTHNPWDLSRTAGGSGGGSSAALAAGMAPLAIGTDTGGSIRQPAALTNTVGVKPTYGTVSRYGLVACASSLDQGGPTGRTVLDTALLHEVIAGHDAQDSTSSERPVAPVVDAARQGADGDLTGVTVGVVKQLETVQGLQAGVAESYRASLEQLKAQGATIVEVDCPSFEYALNAYYLILPCEVSSNLARFDGMRYGQRQLDDGHHSADQVMSATRAAGFGPEVKRRIILGTYALSVGYYDAYYLQAQRVRNLIAQDFAKAFADVDVLVSPVTPTTAFELGEKADDPLAMYLFDLCTLPLNLAGVCGMSVPGPLSADTGLPVGLQIMGPAHGDDRLYRVGAAFEAGRQ, encoded by the coding sequence ATGAGTGAAGTGAACAGCACCACCTACACCGTCGGTACCCGGGACGATTCGGACCTGACGACCTGGACCGCCGCAGAACTCGCGGAGAAGATCCACGCCGGAGAGGTCAGTTCCGTTGACGCCACCCGCGCGCACCTGGACCGCATTGCCGCCGTTGATGAGGCCGTCCACGCGTTCCTCCACGTGGGGGAGAAAGAGGCTCTCACGGCAGCGGAGAAGGCGGACAAGGACATCGCCTCCGGGCATGTCGCTTCCGCTCTGGCTGGTGTTCCGCTGGCGTTGAAGGACGTCTTCGTCACCACCGATGCGCCGACGACCTGTGCGTCGAAGATGCTCGAGGGGTACATGAGTCCCTACGACGCCACCGTCACCCGGCGCCTTCGCGAGGCAGGCATCCCCATCCTGGGCAAGACGAACATGGACGAATTCGCGATGGGTTCGTCCACCGAGAACTCGGCCTACGGACCGACGCACAACCCCTGGGACCTCAGCCGTACCGCCGGCGGTTCCGGCGGTGGCTCCTCCGCAGCACTCGCCGCAGGCATGGCGCCGCTGGCCATCGGCACCGACACCGGCGGGTCCATCCGCCAGCCGGCAGCGCTGACCAACACCGTCGGGGTCAAGCCGACGTACGGCACCGTCTCCCGGTACGGCCTTGTCGCCTGTGCGTCCTCCCTTGACCAGGGTGGTCCCACGGGGCGGACCGTGTTGGACACCGCACTGCTGCATGAGGTCATCGCGGGGCACGACGCGCAGGACTCCACGTCCTCCGAACGTCCGGTCGCTCCCGTCGTCGACGCGGCACGACAGGGCGCCGACGGTGACCTGACCGGCGTGACCGTCGGCGTGGTGAAGCAGCTGGAGACGGTTCAGGGACTGCAGGCCGGGGTAGCCGAGAGCTACCGGGCATCCCTGGAGCAGCTCAAGGCACAGGGCGCGACGATCGTGGAGGTCGACTGCCCCAGCTTCGAGTACGCACTCAACGCCTACTACCTCATCCTGCCCTGCGAAGTCAGCTCCAACCTCGCCAGATTCGACGGGATGCGGTACGGGCAGCGTCAGCTCGACGACGGGCACCACTCCGCAGACCAGGTGATGTCAGCGACCCGCGCCGCCGGTTTCGGGCCGGAGGTGAAGCGTCGCATCATCCTGGGCACCTACGCCCTGTCGGTCGGATACTACGACGCCTACTACCTGCAGGCACAGCGTGTCCGTAACCTCATCGCGCAGGATTTCGCCAAGGCATTCGCCGATGTGGATGTCCTGGTGTCCCCGGTGACCCCCACGACGGCTTTCGAGTTGGGGGAGAAGGCCGACGATCCGTTGGCGATGTACCTCTTCGACCTGTGCACGCTGCCGCTCAACCTCGCCGGTGTGTGCGGCATGTCTGTCCCGGGACCTCTGTCCGCGGACACAGGTCTTCCGGTTGGTCTGCAGATCATGGGTCCGGCACACGGCGATGATCGCCTGTACCGTGTCGGTGCGGCCTTCGAGGCGGGCCGACAGTAG
- a CDS encoding TetR/AcrR family transcriptional regulator — MTGSPHTPLSTGNPGRKTGPKPSFTREDVLDTALELGIADFTLSAIARRLGVVTPALYRVFPSRDALLDACLARVAATIETPETGAAWQDALRLWATECWRMCEEVPGLAKTLYAYPAAFAHIEDPLRGYVRILEEHGRSRMQAAFALDFIGDTVMACRLGIESMRATDSAGTSGLERVQDRISADHLFQPDDSWSERGFVDVKVNFIIEGLERHWPEV; from the coding sequence ATGACCGGCTCACCGCACACACCTCTGTCCACCGGGAATCCCGGCAGGAAAACCGGGCCGAAGCCCTCGTTCACCCGGGAAGACGTGCTCGATACTGCGTTGGAGCTCGGAATCGCAGACTTCACTCTGTCCGCCATCGCCCGGCGCCTGGGTGTGGTCACCCCGGCGTTATACCGGGTCTTCCCGTCACGGGACGCGCTCCTCGACGCCTGCCTGGCCCGCGTGGCCGCCACAATCGAGACTCCGGAGACGGGTGCTGCATGGCAGGATGCATTGCGCCTCTGGGCGACAGAATGCTGGCGCATGTGCGAGGAGGTCCCCGGTCTGGCAAAGACGCTGTATGCCTACCCTGCTGCGTTCGCTCACATCGAGGATCCCCTGCGCGGATATGTCCGCATCCTCGAGGAGCACGGCAGGTCCCGGATGCAGGCCGCGTTCGCCCTCGACTTCATCGGAGATACGGTGATGGCCTGCCGCCTCGGCATCGAGAGCATGCGGGCCACTGACTCTGCCGGAACGTCGGGGCTGGAACGGGTTCAGGACCGGATCAGCGCGGACCATCTCTTCCAGCCTGACGATTCCTGGTCGGAGCGGGGGTTCGTCGATGTGAAGGTCAACTTCATCATCGAGGGACTGGAGCGCCACTGGCCGGAGGTCTGA
- a CDS encoding ABC transporter ATP-binding protein, translated as MNLPLTDIIPRCRRMLARPEAMRAVITIAVIAGLLEGAALGALLPTVTALATDRTVWGLGFTAWLWVLAGLTLTTFVANYLSNRWGYSIALDFLKNIHRLVGNRVTRQPLGWFAQSRAGRLSRIVSTELMTTGEILAHMIVPLISRTAAAGVIIVVSWCWDPLLGLVLTGAVPVFILLTIASTTLMRRATRRTTPAQEELADRIVEFAQCQGALRSCGRSEDFGPLRHAMDDARTTKLRALGIETGGLLLSGAATQGVIVILISVTGSLAVSGILDPVPALAFIGLAMRFTSTLSAITENAMGIEGRRAVLDGLDEVLTAEPLPEPSAPADLTAPGTVSLDHVTFSYSADTPVLRDVTLEVPSGEMVALVGPSGSGKTTVARLVSRFYDTDTGTVRVGGVPVTSQTTEQLMSQLSMVFQDVYLFDDTLLENIRVGREDATDNDVLEAATLAGAHHIAARLADGWGSRVGEGGRALSGGERQRVAIARALLKKAPIVLLDEATSALDIENEANIVAAVDTLRTRATVITIAHRLDTIARADVIVQLNNRGQVEAQGTHEDLMCLDGTYARYWRHLHEAQGWRLVE; from the coding sequence ATGAACCTCCCGTTGACGGACATCATTCCCCGGTGTCGAAGGATGCTCGCGCGTCCCGAGGCGATGCGCGCTGTCATCACCATCGCTGTCATCGCCGGCCTCCTCGAGGGCGCCGCCCTCGGCGCACTCCTGCCTACTGTGACCGCCTTAGCCACCGATAGGACGGTGTGGGGGCTCGGGTTCACCGCCTGGCTGTGGGTTCTCGCCGGCCTCACACTGACCACGTTCGTCGCCAACTACCTCTCAAACCGGTGGGGCTATTCCATCGCGCTGGACTTCCTGAAGAACATTCACCGCCTGGTCGGTAACCGGGTTACCCGACAGCCCCTGGGTTGGTTCGCTCAGTCCCGCGCAGGAAGACTCTCCCGCATCGTCTCCACGGAGCTGATGACCACAGGCGAGATCCTCGCTCACATGATCGTTCCATTGATCAGCAGGACCGCGGCCGCGGGTGTGATCATCGTGGTGTCATGGTGCTGGGATCCGTTACTGGGACTGGTACTGACCGGAGCCGTCCCCGTTTTCATACTGTTGACAATCGCGTCGACAACCCTGATGCGGCGAGCGACCCGCCGTACAACACCGGCACAGGAGGAACTCGCGGACCGCATCGTAGAGTTTGCCCAGTGCCAGGGTGCTCTCCGTTCCTGTGGCCGCAGCGAGGATTTCGGGCCGCTGCGACATGCAATGGATGATGCGCGGACAACAAAGTTGAGAGCGCTCGGCATCGAGACAGGCGGGCTCCTTCTCAGCGGAGCCGCCACACAGGGTGTGATCGTTATCCTGATCAGCGTGACCGGATCCCTCGCCGTGTCCGGAATCCTGGACCCGGTCCCGGCACTCGCATTCATCGGGTTGGCAATGCGTTTCACCAGTACCTTGTCCGCGATCACCGAAAATGCGATGGGTATAGAGGGACGACGTGCGGTCCTTGACGGGCTGGACGAGGTGCTCACCGCAGAACCGTTACCCGAACCGTCCGCTCCCGCAGATCTGACCGCCCCCGGAACAGTGTCGCTGGATCACGTCACTTTCAGTTACTCGGCGGATACGCCTGTCCTCCGCGACGTGACCCTTGAGGTTCCTTCGGGGGAGATGGTCGCCCTGGTCGGCCCGTCCGGATCCGGTAAAACGACGGTAGCCCGCCTTGTCAGCAGGTTCTACGACACGGACACCGGGACAGTCCGCGTCGGCGGTGTTCCGGTGACTTCTCAGACGACGGAGCAGTTGATGTCGCAGCTGTCGATGGTCTTCCAGGACGTCTACCTCTTCGACGACACTCTGTTGGAGAACATCCGCGTGGGCCGCGAGGATGCCACCGACAACGACGTCCTCGAAGCAGCGACCCTGGCCGGAGCCCACCACATTGCCGCGCGTCTGGCAGACGGTTGGGGCAGCCGCGTCGGTGAAGGGGGCCGAGCGCTGTCCGGAGGCGAACGCCAGCGGGTCGCCATAGCCAGGGCCTTGCTCAAGAAGGCGCCGATCGTCCTTCTGGACGAGGCGACCAGCGCACTGGACATCGAGAACGAGGCGAACATTGTCGCTGCGGTCGATACGCTGCGCACACGTGCCACCGTCATCACGATCGCGCACCGGTTGGACACGATTGCCCGCGCCGATGTCATCGTGCAGTTGAATAACCGGGGGCAGGTTGAGGCACAGGGTACGCACGAGGACCTGATGTGTCTGGACGGCACCTACGCCCGGTACTGGAGGCATCTGCACGAAGCCCAGGGATGGCGGCTGGTGGAGTAG
- a CDS encoding ABC transporter ATP-binding protein translates to MSPADPTTGTSPEKDRQNAGAAALRGLLSPVPGALTIGRILAVLSAVLSVVPYVALVKIGEILLRASATGDGVDGVAVRQWLFILVGTFSARLLIYFAALTVTHVADVRLGHVIRSNLVARLAKVPLSWFTATNSGRVRKALQDDITTVHQLIAHQPVEGTNAIVMPLALMVYAFIIDWRLGFLSIATLPLYLVSNLVMLRGMGEKTVEMDRKLGDVSARMVEFVTGITVVKAFGQVGRAHSRYQKAADAFYSFYFAWCQPMIRMAALGQSTLAVPLLLLINLGGGAWLVHNGHVSVADVTATSLIALLVPFAIEVGMNSLWSRQLAGQAALRLSALLETPSLQNTGAEHELRGSARTPGRHDVVFDHVTFTYGGSNSPAVDDATFILHEDTITALVGPSGSGKSTIATLLARFADPDSGSVTIGGVPVSDIPDLYSHVGFVLQDPQLLSISIRDNIALGRPGATDTQIRDAARAAHILTEIEALPHGLDTVLGSDSGLSGGQAQRIAIARALLVDAPVLILDEATALTDPESQHEIQQALSTLVQGRTVLLIAHRPEVITGVDQIVLIDNGRVMATGDHASMLSQPGYAHLWDTAQTDHPEGPQQ, encoded by the coding sequence ATGTCGCCCGCAGATCCGACGACCGGGACGTCCCCGGAAAAAGACCGGCAGAACGCTGGTGCAGCGGCTCTGAGGGGCCTACTGTCCCCGGTGCCCGGCGCCCTGACCATCGGCCGCATCCTCGCGGTACTCTCCGCGGTCCTGTCCGTTGTCCCCTATGTCGCACTGGTGAAGATCGGTGAAATCCTCCTCCGTGCCTCGGCGACCGGAGACGGGGTCGACGGCGTCGCCGTCAGACAGTGGCTCTTCATTCTCGTCGGCACGTTCAGCGCACGTCTGCTCATCTACTTCGCTGCGCTGACGGTGACCCATGTCGCCGATGTCCGGCTCGGCCACGTCATCCGTAGCAATCTGGTGGCACGTCTGGCGAAAGTCCCGCTGTCCTGGTTCACCGCAACGAACTCCGGCCGGGTCCGCAAAGCGTTGCAGGACGACATCACCACCGTCCACCAGCTCATCGCCCATCAGCCGGTCGAAGGAACGAATGCGATCGTCATGCCGTTGGCCCTGATGGTCTACGCCTTCATCATCGACTGGCGCCTCGGGTTCCTGTCGATCGCGACTCTCCCGCTGTACCTTGTCTCGAATCTGGTGATGTTGCGCGGCATGGGCGAGAAGACCGTAGAAATGGACAGAAAGCTCGGCGACGTGTCAGCGCGGATGGTGGAGTTCGTCACGGGCATCACCGTCGTCAAGGCGTTCGGACAGGTGGGACGAGCCCACAGCCGCTATCAGAAAGCCGCTGACGCTTTCTACAGTTTCTATTTCGCGTGGTGCCAACCAATGATCCGAATGGCGGCACTGGGACAGTCGACTCTCGCAGTACCCCTGCTCCTGCTGATCAACCTCGGTGGCGGCGCGTGGCTGGTCCACAACGGTCATGTTTCCGTAGCGGATGTGACGGCCACGTCGCTCATCGCTTTGCTGGTCCCGTTCGCCATCGAGGTGGGGATGAACTCGCTGTGGTCACGTCAACTCGCCGGACAGGCAGCCCTGCGACTGTCGGCACTTCTGGAGACCCCCTCACTTCAGAACACCGGGGCAGAGCACGAGCTGCGCGGTAGTGCACGCACACCAGGACGCCACGACGTGGTCTTCGACCACGTGACGTTCACCTACGGAGGATCCAACTCCCCTGCAGTAGACGACGCCACCTTCATCCTGCATGAAGACACCATCACCGCACTGGTAGGACCATCAGGTTCAGGGAAATCCACCATCGCCACCCTGCTGGCTCGCTTCGCTGATCCGGACTCCGGCTCCGTGACCATCGGTGGTGTCCCGGTCTCCGACATACCTGACCTGTACTCACATGTCGGTTTCGTCCTGCAGGACCCACAGTTGCTCAGCATCAGCATCCGCGACAACATCGCGCTGGGCCGCCCCGGTGCCACCGACACACAGATCCGTGACGCTGCGCGAGCCGCCCATATTCTCACGGAGATCGAAGCACTCCCCCACGGTCTCGACACCGTCCTCGGCTCAGACTCCGGGTTGTCCGGTGGGCAGGCCCAGCGCATCGCCATCGCCCGCGCATTACTTGTCGACGCCCCTGTACTGATCCTCGACGAAGCCACAGCCCTGACCGACCCGGAGTCACAGCATGAGATTCAACAGGCACTGTCAACACTCGTTCAGGGACGAACCGTCCTGCTGATCGCGCATCGCCCCGAGGTGATCACCGGCGTCGACCAGATTGTCCTCATAGATAACGGTCGTGTCATGGCAACCGGCGACCACGCCAGCATGCTGTCCCAGCCTGGTTACGCCCACCTCTGGGACACCGCCCAGACCGATCACCCCGAAGGACCTCAGCAATGA
- a CDS encoding NUDIX domain-containing protein — MTQQALHGDGWAVGVDGTRRWGTLGAAGLFLTTRENDTTLLLVQHRANWTNFGGTWGIPGGAVEPGESAVEAALRETQEETGVDPANVRVSDHLVTARAELSHVLVRVPLAPEDMVLAAPVTAAAERGASLLDAVRSHKITHPETGYPLTITLSGQLCWETPDDSVEEWTYTTVLGVCDAPLELFPSAESADLAWCPLDEVAELPLIPPFRDALPGLRERMEGAEQD; from the coding sequence ATGACCCAACAGGCACTGCACGGTGACGGGTGGGCGGTCGGCGTCGACGGCACCCGACGGTGGGGCACGCTCGGAGCGGCGGGCCTCTTCCTCACCACACGGGAAAATGACACGACCCTCCTGCTGGTCCAGCATCGGGCCAACTGGACAAATTTCGGAGGTACCTGGGGAATTCCCGGCGGAGCGGTGGAGCCAGGGGAGTCTGCGGTCGAGGCTGCTCTGCGGGAGACCCAGGAGGAGACCGGGGTGGACCCTGCGAATGTACGGGTTTCCGACCACCTCGTCACGGCCCGCGCTGAACTCTCCCACGTGCTGGTCAGAGTTCCACTGGCTCCCGAAGACATGGTGTTGGCGGCGCCGGTGACGGCAGCGGCCGAACGCGGTGCTTCGCTCCTGGACGCCGTGCGGTCGCACAAGATCACTCACCCGGAGACGGGGTACCCCTTGACGATCACCCTGAGCGGGCAACTGTGCTGGGAGACCCCCGACGACAGCGTCGAGGAATGGACTTACACGACCGTGCTGGGGGTGTGCGACGCCCCGTTGGAGCTGTTCCCGTCAGCGGAGAGCGCGGACCTGGCGTGGTGTCCACTGGACGAGGTCGCGGAGCTGCCCCTGATCCCGCCGTTCCGAGACGCGCTGCCAGGCCTCCGTGAACGGATGGAGGGGGCGGAGCAGGACTGA
- a CDS encoding DHA2 family efflux MFS transporter permease subunit, giving the protein MPLPAKEAWPALFALCTGFFMILLDQTIVAVATPEFQRQLHADYNQVIWVTSAYLLTFAVPLLVTGRLGDRFGPRNVYVVGMAVFTCSSLWCGLAGGVEELIAARAVQGLGAALLTPQTMAVINRIFPRDKRGSALGVWGATAGLSTLCGPLLGGLITGTVGWEWVFFINVPIGVLSIIAVMVWVPRFPPAARRIDPLSIVLSVVAVFLLVFGLQEGESMDWAWWIWMMIGVSFMLFALFVRQQVVAEHRGRDPLMPLSLFRVRNFSLGNIGIVSMGFAVASVPLPFTLYYQQVHGLSPLQAGIMLVPQAATSLVLSPIVGRLTDRYSSRGLGASGFAVMALSTVGMTAVMVSGVHHYWTIIPLIGLGIGNSLVWAPNSASTMRDLEMNQMGAGSGVYNQTRQLGSVIGVAAVGAMMQWRLTVDDPGTAFGLSVLIPAAMMLVGVTSSLLSTNNLHQSQARK; this is encoded by the coding sequence ATGCCGTTGCCGGCAAAAGAGGCATGGCCTGCCCTCTTCGCCCTCTGCACCGGCTTCTTCATGATCCTGTTGGATCAGACCATTGTGGCCGTGGCGACGCCGGAGTTTCAACGCCAGCTCCACGCAGACTACAACCAGGTCATCTGGGTCACGTCCGCGTATCTCCTGACGTTTGCGGTACCGCTCCTGGTGACCGGACGCCTCGGGGACAGGTTCGGTCCCCGGAATGTCTACGTGGTGGGTATGGCGGTTTTCACCTGCTCGTCGCTGTGGTGCGGCCTGGCCGGAGGCGTCGAGGAACTGATCGCCGCCCGTGCAGTACAAGGTTTGGGTGCAGCCTTACTGACTCCGCAGACCATGGCGGTGATCAACCGGATCTTCCCTCGCGACAAACGTGGCTCGGCGCTGGGGGTATGGGGCGCCACTGCCGGGCTGTCCACACTGTGCGGGCCGCTGCTCGGTGGTCTGATCACCGGCACCGTCGGCTGGGAGTGGGTCTTCTTCATCAACGTGCCTATCGGGGTGCTGTCGATCATCGCGGTCATGGTGTGGGTACCTCGCTTCCCGCCGGCCGCACGGCGTATAGACCCGCTGTCCATCGTCTTGTCTGTGGTGGCCGTGTTTCTGCTTGTCTTCGGATTGCAGGAGGGCGAGAGCATGGACTGGGCATGGTGGATCTGGATGATGATCGGCGTGTCCTTCATGCTGTTCGCGTTGTTCGTCCGTCAACAGGTTGTCGCTGAGCACCGCGGACGCGATCCGTTGATGCCGTTGAGCCTGTTCCGCGTCCGCAACTTCTCGCTGGGTAATATCGGCATTGTCAGTATGGGATTCGCCGTGGCGAGCGTGCCTCTGCCATTCACGCTCTACTACCAGCAGGTCCACGGTCTGAGCCCGTTGCAGGCCGGAATAATGCTCGTGCCCCAGGCCGCCACGTCGCTGGTGCTGTCACCGATCGTGGGACGTTTGACCGACAGATACAGCTCGCGCGGGCTGGGAGCGTCGGGTTTCGCGGTGATGGCACTGTCCACCGTCGGGATGACTGCGGTGATGGTCTCCGGAGTACACCATTACTGGACAATCATTCCCTTGATCGGCCTGGGAATCGGGAACTCGCTGGTGTGGGCGCCGAACTCGGCATCCACCATGCGTGATCTCGAGATGAACCAGATGGGAGCAGGATCCGGCGTCTACAACCAGACACGGCAACTGGGCTCGGTCATCGGCGTAGCAGCGGTTGGTGCGATGATGCAGTGGCGTCTGACCGTCGATGACCCCGGTACCGCGTTCGGTCTGTCGGTGCTCATCCCCGCCGCGATGATGCTCGTGGGCGTGACCTCGTCGCTGTTGTCGACCAACAACCTGCACCAGTCGCAGGCGCGGAAGTAG